The DNA segment TTACTAACCATCCACTAATGCAACTAATGAGGCTTCACTGTTCACTATACAGGCTGATTACAGAATAAGAGCGCATAGATGTAAAGATTTCATTCAGTCTTGAGAGCCAATCTATTATCACTATTTGGTACTGTTCTTTCCTTTATAGATGTTCAAACCAAAGTAGTCTTACAGTGACTCCTGAGGCAAGAATAAAGCAGAACGTGTAACACACTAATACACCTAATACAAATAAAGGGAAGAACtaagtgtgttgttgttttttactagAATGTAGAACTTTATTTTCCTGTGAAACTTCTCTCTTGTAACCTGTCCGAACCACAATCTTGAGTTCACATCTCCCTCGAtcacttttatatttttcacataAACGAAGAAGAGCTCTCCTTGCTGTTTCTGTTTCATCACAACTATAACTAACATAGTGTAATATATGATATTAAATCAGTTTATCTTCATATTTTGATGGATCATTTTCTCATCTTTTAGGTGATTTGTCCATGGGGGACCTACAAGATCCTTTCCTAGTTTCTATCCACATCATCACTGACCCCGGTCAGGCCAAAACGCTCCAGCAAGCTGCTGATCGGGTCCTCTCCTGGCTCCACCCTGATCTGACCCTCTTCAGGGTGTCAGAACGGGCAGGTGGTCTCTCTCGCAAGCCCAAGGTCCGCCTGCAGCGCGTCACCGAACCACCATCACACCAGCCAGCCTTGGCTGTAATCCTGTTTCTACAGGATGAATATAGAGGTGACGAGAGTCTTGAACGTCTCCACAATCAGCTGAGATGCCCACCGTGGCGATACCACCACACAGAGCGGGTGAACGGGCGAGGCCTCTTACCATTTTCTCCAGCCAACCAGGACTTTGTTACACTTGCACCAGGCACACCACTATGGGCGCTTCGCCAAGTCCACTACGGCAAAGAAATTGTGCGCTTTACAGTCTATTGTCGCTACGAGACCTACAACGAACAGGTGCGTATGTACAGGCTGCTCCTGCGCCGAAGGCTAGCCCAGAAGAAGGAGGATTTCTGTTTCTGTGTAGTCTACTCCAACCCTGAAACAGAAATCCAGCTGTCATTCAAGCGGATGCCCCGTGGCCAGAACCTCGTCCCCACTGAAAATGCTGTGATGGAGATCAGAGTGAGGGATGTTGGTGAACTTGTCCCACTGTTGCCATGTCCCTGCACGCCTATCAGCGACGTCCGCTGGCAAACAAATGATTATGACGGGAACAAAATATTGCTACAGGTACGACACAGAATatattataagaaaatatatctcaaagcaatgatatatatatatatatatatatgacatctTAGTTGTTGCAGTTGcagtatatataatttacataacaTTATATGAACTCTTAATAAATGAGACTCTACATGGAATGTTTGTGCTAAATAATTTTCACACACCACTGGAAAGTCAGTGAaggtgaataaaatgtaaaaaaaaaaaatatatatatatatatatatatatatatatatatatatatatatattttttacattttatgcatcAATAGCCAATAAACCTTTTGCTGAAACCTTTTACTATAAGAAAAACCTTTTGCAAACTTTTGAGgagtttttgcaaataaattaatactaaCTAGATAACAATAGTCAAATGAGGTTAACATGGGACGTGGTAGTGTTAGGCTACAAAATCTGTTATCCCAAACTAATTGCattacattatatacagtattttctgTGGGATTGAGTAGTTCATTCATAGTTTTAAACATGTCTTATCTTTAGATTTTCTTATATATACTACTTTTAATTGTGAATTATGTATTGTGCTTCATCTCTGAGTTGCTTTGGTTTGAGGCTTAGAGCTCTTTATTCAGAAATGTTCTTTCATGAATATGGATAAAAATAATGTGGAAAATGCTTCCATAACTCAGAAATCACCTTCAGAGAGCAGCTCATATTATACTCTTGCTGTGGTGTCCTGGGGGGTGTTTTGATAGAAACCAAACAAACCAAAATTGAAAAAAGGGAAGCAGCGCGACCTTCCCTTCCTGAGTTGTTACCTAGTTACTGAAGAAAACTGCTGCTAGTCACTACACAGTTTTGAGCCAAATTGATATTGAGCTCAGGTTCAGCCCAGGCAACTGAACAGAGCATTACTGCTTAAACATCCCGCAGAGTTGCATACGGGGGAAAAAAATTGTATGCAGACACCAAGGCATTTGCATAAATtgtacacatttattattattttttaaatgtgtcctGGTTTGGATCCAAACACCTCTggccttttgtgtttgtgtgtttatgtgtgtggaaAGACTGTACTCAATgtaaaaatattcaaacaaaCCAAATGAACTAACACACAAGCACATACAGGTCAATTCTGCCTGACCTGGATTAGCTGCGATCAAAGCAGGTCTGGCTCTCTGTCACTACAGCCTCATTACTAATCAACCCCTGCTGGTGCCAAATGGCACAGAGAGGATTTCACACATAATACACTTTATGTCTCAAATGGAGAGAAGCTGAAATGGTTGTACATTCAGACACATAGACGAGCTCTCTCAGTTTATGAACTATAATCTGCTGCTgaacatttgaaacatttaatgtTTGGAAAACAACGGGGACGGGAGTATATTAAATATGAGTAATGGCTGCAatgacaggaatacattttaaaaagcagaaaacagtacattttatattttgacaaataGACATATTTTACTGTTTTGTTGAAAACATAAATATGAGACTATTTTCAAAAAACACTTTAGAACTGAATTGTAAATACGCAAGATACTGAAATAATTACAACATTTTTACGCAACTATACATTTGTTTACACGCCGAAGACAGTTTTACTCAAATTTGGTGCTCAATGAGTTCATAATTTTCATACAGGGAGATATCTACTATTTTGAgggatatacagtacatacagaatGAATATAATGGCTTATAATGAAAGAAATGTATGAATGTGGAAAACCGGGGAAATGTGTGAGTGGAACAGTGAGGAAGAAGGGCACAATGAGGCTCAAAGATGGATGGAAAACCAAATAAAGCAACAGAGGGAAATGATCGAGGGAGAGGTAGAGGGATGGAGGGAATGTGCAGTGAGGTGTGAGGCAGAAAACAGTGGAACCCTGTTACtctaatgcacacacactcaacaaTGCTTGCTAGGTTTAAgatacattttcctctttctctctctctctttcctctctctctctctctctctcacacacacacacacacacacaggtatacAGTTACCTTATCAAAGCTGCATTCCTACATTGTGTTTTGCTTGGCATTTGCAGGAACATGGTTCCCTTTCCCAAGCTATTTTTGTTTAATGTCAAACTATTTTGACGGCTAACTGCAGATATGTTGTTCATCATATTGCCACGTGAACAGTTCAAGATTTAAAGCAGCTGCTTCTTAACTTGTTTTGCTTTAATATCAGATTTTATATCAACATAGATTGTCAAATGGCAACCAAATATGTATTATACAAAAGCTAAACAAAATATCCTTAATATCACACATTGAGGTTTACTGttacagtttttgctgtattttcgatcagataaatgcagtcttggataccattataaaaaaaaaaaaattatacacattCCAAACTTCTAAATGCTAATGTTTGTGTAGACTTTATTATCAATATAatacggtcccactttatattagatggccttaactactatgtacatacgtcataaaaaagtacaatatacttattgtgttcatattgtattgcaaaactcTTTTGTTGGCTGTTTAGttgtatgggtaggtttaagggtgggatAAGGTGTAAgagatgggtcaacagtgtaattataaatgtaattgcagAAATACATTGCAGATGTGATTACATGcaggtttttttatatatctgtACAGTGTAAAACCATGTATGTACACTAAGTGCATTgcatcaaatgattaatttaaatgtaagtaattagtagttaaggccacctttATTTGGGACCAAATAAAAATAGGTACTAGGATCTTCAAAAATGGTATTCTGAACATATTAATTGCACATAAATTCATGCTCTCATTTTGACTTTGTCAGGTTCAAGGTTCACGGTATTACCGCAAGCACACTATTGCAAAGTTCTGTCATCCTCCTGATGATCCTCCGGTTACCTCCCCTCCTCCACCCGAGCTgccccctccacctcctccaccaTACGGCCGCGGGCCCGCCTCTTATCGAAATCGCCGTTATCACCGGAACTCATCGCGTTCACGGACCCAGACCCTTCCGTCTCCGGTCACCTCCAGGACGGCCACGCTGTGCGAACAGGAGGGCCGCATGGAGAGGCTCCAGAGGGATGTGGAGCTCTTACGCGCGGGATGGACAGGCCACCGCACACAGTCCCTCTTTTCTCTGCCTACAGACGAGTCCCGCTCCTCGTGTGCCTCTCCTTCAAGCTTCCGTCCTCGCTGCTACTCTTCAATGGCCGCTCCAATTTTCCGTGTCAATGTCGATACACTAGTGGGAGCCGAAGAGACAGATGTGGACACGGGACAGACCATCAGCGGCAGCTCTGTGGACCTATCGGTGGTCTCAGGTTATTCCCATCCACAGCTGAGACCCCATTTAAAGGCCCGAGCAATGCGGCCCAAGTCCGCTCCTCCAACAGATGGAGGTCTTGACTTTTCTGATCTGAACTATAATAATGCCTCCTCCATAAGACGGACTCCTGTGCCATCTAGAGCACAGAGCATCTCTGCTAAATCCACACCTTGTGTAGTACACAAACCACAGCCAAAGAATGTGAAAGATGTGTTGCAGGACAAAGGGCAGCAGAACAGCAATGGCATTGTGACTGTAGATGATTGTAGTCAAGAAGGCTTTGCGGAGGAAGAGCAAGAATTTTATATCTGACACATACAGGACAATCATCTCATCAGCCTGCATGCAGGTCTTAACGGGGAATTTTTAGGTCTTCTATAATTGCAGGAAGCTGAGTATTTAAATGTGGAAAACCCTTAAAccgatcgttcacccaaaaaggagAATTCTTTCATGAATAACTCACTGTCATATTGTTCTAAACTCATAATAATCATGTGAAACAcaacattaagatattttaatgaaacctgagatgAGTCATTGAAAGTCCAGGTAATCAAAACTTCAGGTCATAAAGATGTTGACAAATAATTGCAGTTTAATAAGTATTGCGAAGAGGTGTGATCACTTTATATGAGCAGATTTAATTCACATGAAAACATATGGTAAACACTATATGTGCACAAACATGTGCATTGACttttaatggagggacagaaacatgggtttaattaaaatatcacattttgGGTTTGGGATGACAAGAGGGTGAGTCaaggatgacagaattttttgggtgaactatatttAAGCTTTTGGTCTACAGTGAATTTGTTTTATTAGGAATAGGCCATCCTTAAGAATGTGCATTCATAATGAATGACTTAAAGACTGAATCAAATTGACTTGTATTTGTTGTATGTTGTGGTATTCTGTAGTGTTTCGTAATAGTTGTTATAACAAAAGGGATTCATTGCTTGTGTCAGAGAGTTCGTCGAAGAATGAAACTCTGCCACCTAGTGGTTTAAAATGGTAACTACACAGCAGCTAGACATAAGGCATGTCACTCATTATTAGATATAATATAGAAATCTCCACAGTTTGTACAGTTTCACTATTTGTTCCATGTAAGAgtttaagaaattttttttttttttttatctgaatgtaATGCTTTACATTATCACACATTTTAAATTCtatgtaattattttgttgtaatgACCTCTCAGTGGCAGATGTCAGTGCCCTGTGCAAAATATCAGTGATTATATGGATAGACAAGAAAATAATCAAGGAACTCATTAATGTCTGTGTTTACAAATATACAATTATGGTGTGAATTACTTGCTGTTGATGTTGTAAAAACAAAACCCAAATAATTATTATGGTTATTATAGGGGTTAGCAGCTGTTTCtctgagaaaaaaatacaaataaaataaggaaCTATGGGAAGCCACATACTTTTACAACAATTGGTCACTGGGTTGTGTTATAGATTGTTTAGAAATTCTTTATCCAAGTGTACTGCATGTTGGGCATAGTGTTGCCAATATGTTCATGTTGTCATACACAGGGTACACTTCATTCTAGTAATATGCAATTTGTTAATCAAACCATTACTATCAGTTACCTTTATAAATCTTACAGTTCTTTTCCAAACTTGGTTCAGTGTGGGGTCAAAGATGTTCTTGTTTCGTT comes from the Carassius gibelio isolate Cgi1373 ecotype wild population from Czech Republic chromosome B9, carGib1.2-hapl.c, whole genome shotgun sequence genome and includes:
- the LOC127965073 gene encoding protein FAM124A isoform X1 → MRENGRYVKLLSLSPEMENSVEDECADSGAETGGSDYSLMSSASSDLSMGDLQDPFLVSIHIITDPGQAKTLQQAADRVLSWLHPDLTLFRVSERAGGLSRKPKVRLQRVTEPPSHQPALAVILFLQDEYRGDESLERLHNQLRCPPWRYHHTERVNGRGLLPFSPANQDFVTLAPGTPLWALRQVHYGKEIVRFTVYCRYETYNEQVRMYRLLLRRRLAQKKEDFCFCVVYSNPETEIQLSFKRMPRGQNLVPTENAVMEIRVRDVGELVPLLPCPCTPISDVRWQTNDYDGNKILLQVQGSRYYRKHTIAKFCHPPDDPPVTSPPPPELPPPPPPPYGRGPASYRNRRYHRNSSRSRTQTLPSPVTSRTATLCEQEGRMERLQRDVELLRAGWTGHRTQSLFSLPTDESRSSCASPSSFRPRCYSSMAAPIFRVNVDTLVGAEETDVDTGQTISGSSVDLSVVSGYSHPQLRPHLKARAMRPKSAPPTDGGLDFSDLNYNNASSIRRTPVPSRAQSISAKSTPCVVHKPQPKNVKDVLQDKGQQNSNGIVTVDDCSQEGFAEEEQEFYI
- the LOC127965073 gene encoding protein FAM124A isoform X2; amino-acid sequence: MSSASSDLSMGDLQDPFLVSIHIITDPGQAKTLQQAADRVLSWLHPDLTLFRVSERAGGLSRKPKVRLQRVTEPPSHQPALAVILFLQDEYRGDESLERLHNQLRCPPWRYHHTERVNGRGLLPFSPANQDFVTLAPGTPLWALRQVHYGKEIVRFTVYCRYETYNEQVRMYRLLLRRRLAQKKEDFCFCVVYSNPETEIQLSFKRMPRGQNLVPTENAVMEIRVRDVGELVPLLPCPCTPISDVRWQTNDYDGNKILLQVQGSRYYRKHTIAKFCHPPDDPPVTSPPPPELPPPPPPPYGRGPASYRNRRYHRNSSRSRTQTLPSPVTSRTATLCEQEGRMERLQRDVELLRAGWTGHRTQSLFSLPTDESRSSCASPSSFRPRCYSSMAAPIFRVNVDTLVGAEETDVDTGQTISGSSVDLSVVSGYSHPQLRPHLKARAMRPKSAPPTDGGLDFSDLNYNNASSIRRTPVPSRAQSISAKSTPCVVHKPQPKNVKDVLQDKGQQNSNGIVTVDDCSQEGFAEEEQEFYI